The following are encoded in a window of Arctopsyche grandis isolate Sample6627 chromosome 2, ASM5162203v2, whole genome shotgun sequence genomic DNA:
- the LOC143922478 gene encoding uncharacterized protein LOC143922478 — MTENIEASLRDLAISPVTASGSIPITEELMGKPLLPKIDGRQISSQSMTENIEASLRDLVISPVIASGSTPITDELMGIPSDKCPLCGAPYDDAHDVVDCPLNEISPVIASGSTPITDELMGIPSDKCPLCGAPYDNAHDVVDCPLNES, encoded by the exons ATGACAGAAAATATAGAAGCGAGCCTTCGAGACCTAGCAATTAGCCCCGTCACAGCTTCGGGATCCATCCCAATAACGGAGGAACTTATGG gaaaacCATTGCTACCAAAAATTGATGGCAGGCagat aagCTCTCAATCGATGACAGAAAATATAGAAGCGAGCCTTCGAGACCTAGTAATTAGCCCCGTCATTGCTTCGGGATCCACCCCAATAACGGATGAACTTATGGGTATTCCAAGTGACAAGTGCCCTTTGTGCGGAGCGCCTTACGACGACGCCCATGATGT AGTGGACTGCCCACTAAATGAAATTAGCCCCGTCATTGCTTCGGGATCCACCCCAATAACGGATGAACTTATGGGTATTCCAAGTGACAAGTGCCCTTTGTGCGGAGCGCCTTACGACAACGCCCATGATGT AGTGGACTGCCCACTAAATGAAAGTTAA
- the LOC143922479 gene encoding dnaJ homolog subfamily C member 11-like gives MRREAIWATKLMHEMYNRVHNEETKNKGLIIIKALYGKLPSGVTQHNVDKEDDGENDSLPDDVIDVTVPVQCLVKNSKLVLQISSKAQLPGFYDTCLGEDKHLSIKYHYIDEIYTCTISDEESLNIPS, from the exons ATGAGACGCGAGGCTATATGGGCTACAAAACTTATGCACGAAATGTACAATCGTGTGCACAATGaagaaactaaaaataaaggaCTCATAATTATTAAAGCGCTCTATGGAAAACTCCCTTCAG GTGTTACACAACACAACGTGGACAAAGAGGACGATGGCGAAAACGATAGTTTACCTGATGACGTGATAGATGTTACTGTTCCCGTGCAATGTTTGGTGAAGAATTCCAAGCTCGTATTGCAAATTTCGTCTAAG GCTCAATTACCCGGCTTCTATGACACGTGTCTCGGTGAAGACAAACACTTGTCGATAAAATACCATTACATTGATGAAATATATACGTGTACTATCTCAGATGAAGAATCTTTGAATATACCGTCATAA